The Deltaproteobacteria bacterium genome has a segment encoding these proteins:
- the nagZ gene encoding beta-N-acetylhexosaminidase has protein sequence MIGFEGIKLPIDFEPLIKKYGIGGFVLFDRNLKDPEQIIMLNQSLHGLEDGFTPIIAVDQEGGRVQRLKHPFTRLPSAKKIGESYIKHNDIKLMYEYGKMMADELSMAGFNMNLMPVIDLSIKEDGVIGDRAFSDDVLIIEEIGASIIAGMQDNGIIACAKHFPGHTDTQVDPHKESVSININMETLTHHIRPFIHVAKNYVGSIMASHTIFKAVDDAPVSISNKFIHEILRKEIGFNGIILTDDMKMGAISKHYTPFEALVNALNADADMIMLSNTTPQEFENIMQELDRTINNGMINKDRIEASLLRIDTIKKFIGIKEQMSASINDLLSLFNDKTHMAVIKHL, from the coding sequence ATGATCGGATTTGAAGGGATAAAATTACCCATAGACTTTGAGCCCTTAATAAAAAAATATGGTATCGGCGGTTTTGTGCTTTTTGATAGAAACCTGAAAGACCCCGAGCAAATAATTATGCTGAATCAATCGCTGCACGGTCTCGAAGATGGTTTTACCCCGATCATAGCTGTTGATCAGGAGGGTGGCAGGGTCCAAAGGTTAAAGCATCCATTTACAAGACTTCCATCTGCAAAAAAGATCGGTGAATCATACATTAAACATAACGATATAAAGCTTATGTATGAGTACGGTAAAATGATGGCGGATGAGCTTTCGATGGCCGGGTTCAATATGAACCTTATGCCCGTAATAGATCTCTCTATTAAAGAAGACGGGGTTATAGGCGATCGCGCATTCTCCGATGATGTCCTTATAATAGAAGAAATAGGTGCAAGCATTATTGCAGGTATGCAGGATAACGGGATCATAGCGTGCGCAAAACATTTTCCAGGACATACGGATACACAGGTTGATCCGCATAAAGAAAGTGTCTCTATAAATATAAATATGGAAACACTGACTCATCATATTAGACCATTCATACATGTAGCGAAAAACTATGTTGGCAGTATTATGGCATCACATACAATATTTAAAGCCGTCGATGATGCCCCCGTATCCATATCAAATAAATTCATTCACGAGATATTAAGAAAAGAGATTGGGTTCAATGGTATAATACTTACCGATGACATGAAAATGGGTGCGATATCCAAGCACTACACGCCTTTTGAAGCTTTAGTAAATGCATTGAATGCGGATGCCGATATGATAATGCTCAGCAACACCACGCCGCAGGAATTTGAAAACATTATGCAGGAGCTTGATAGAACCATAAACAATGGTATGATAAATAAGGATCGGATCGAAGCATCCTTATTAAGGATAGATACGATAAAAAAGTTCATAGGCATAAAAGAACAGATGTCTGCATCAATAAATGATCTTCTGTCATTATTTAATGATAAAACGCACATGGCAGTTATAAAACACCTGTAG
- a CDS encoding CehA/McbA family metallohydrolase — MRKILLAIIALAVVVIMTWFIWPEDWHKVIYRYTISPADTLKKDTVLRRGNLVAGINNHGNLNYLSNGAWIGTITDLYAPYILLKDPMAERKLRTEVISYKTSRVFKAGGEVTAVTFSGFVKSHPYIHVQTTYSVSDSDTVFITSDISSTKKHTFVQIGDRIKTNTRSIWFYIPGVGDIFTGPRDAVSPQKPYIAMIGRANQLIGFYYLGENDPPYIMYEWNWIASVYSHVDISNKPFLLKRVISTRSTTGMDYKKVADSQYKHFTALQHGVDITASPENIFTLQNKPVMYNVYVKNITDTKELISNVIVFTTDNVHTSDPYTGFVYIMPGRIKHFTFKITPKTGGSFYIYPAVIVNGSYAEGAWTKVFSNGSGWYSADMHNHSTYSFNFQNYPVTNMVEAAKAKGLDIVSLTDYNTFSQANACRTLSTKDFICIPGEEIANPYWGHANAQFIHKKVYEFLPPQHWIDDVKKQGGMFFINHPFIDMKKWRDYNITGYNGIEVLNGAKIPMDPDSIKAFDKWDELNRKGLHLYGIADSDAHTPYAIGTYRDYVYAASFTLAAIENGFRNGVFYGTNGPMIAFMINGQPMGSELTIKKGQPLDMHIAYLQHAGAPDDEIDMQRIILFKNGYILKIFDEPSINYKYHPDDSGFYRIEVFTNNGGFAFSNPIWVTVE, encoded by the coding sequence ATGCGTAAGATACTTTTAGCGATCATCGCACTTGCCGTTGTTGTAATAATGACATGGTTTATATGGCCCGAGGACTGGCATAAGGTTATATACAGATATACCATATCCCCCGCCGATACACTCAAAAAGGATACCGTTTTAAGACGCGGCAATCTTGTAGCCGGAATAAATAATCATGGAAATCTTAATTATCTCTCAAATGGAGCATGGATAGGAACAATAACAGATCTTTACGCACCGTATATTCTTTTAAAGGATCCAATGGCGGAGAGGAAGCTCAGAACAGAGGTGATCAGCTATAAAACATCCCGGGTATTCAAAGCAGGCGGTGAGGTCACAGCAGTTACTTTCTCGGGTTTTGTAAAATCACATCCATATATACATGTTCAGACCACATACAGTGTGTCTGATTCTGATACCGTGTTCATCACCTCAGACATAAGCTCTACAAAAAAACATACATTCGTACAGATAGGGGATAGAATAAAGACGAATACCCGATCTATCTGGTTTTATATACCTGGTGTCGGGGATATTTTTACAGGACCAAGGGACGCCGTATCTCCACAGAAACCTTATATTGCGATGATCGGCAGGGCAAATCAGCTTATAGGTTTTTATTATCTTGGTGAAAACGATCCACCGTACATTATGTATGAATGGAATTGGATTGCGAGTGTTTATTCCCATGTTGATATAAGTAATAAGCCTTTTCTTCTTAAAAGGGTAATATCAACGAGATCAACTACAGGCATGGATTATAAAAAGGTTGCCGATAGCCAGTATAAACATTTTACCGCACTTCAACACGGCGTTGACATAACAGCATCACCGGAAAATATTTTCACGCTGCAAAATAAACCTGTTATGTATAATGTTTATGTTAAAAACATAACAGATACTAAAGAACTCATTTCAAATGTCATTGTATTTACAACAGACAATGTCCATACCAGTGACCCATACACCGGTTTTGTATACATCATGCCCGGAAGAATAAAGCATTTTACATTTAAAATAACTCCAAAAACGGGAGGGAGCTTTTACATATATCCTGCTGTGATTGTAAACGGCAGTTATGCAGAAGGTGCATGGACAAAGGTATTCTCAAACGGTTCGGGATGGTATAGTGCAGATATGCATAATCATTCTACCTACAGTTTTAATTTTCAGAATTATCCTGTTACCAACATGGTGGAAGCTGCAAAGGCGAAGGGACTGGACATAGTCAGCCTCACGGATTACAATACATTTTCACAGGCAAATGCGTGCAGGACATTGTCAACAAAAGATTTTATATGTATCCCCGGAGAAGAGATAGCAAACCCATATTGGGGACATGCAAATGCACAGTTTATACATAAGAAGGTTTATGAGTTTTTGCCGCCCCAGCATTGGATCGATGACGTAAAAAAACAGGGGGGTATGTTTTTTATCAACCATCCGTTCATTGATATGAAGAAATGGAGAGATTATAATATAACCGGCTATAATGGTATTGAGGTGCTGAATGGCGCAAAGATCCCAATGGATCCGGACAGTATAAAGGCATTTGACAAATGGGATGAATTGAACAGAAAAGGTTTGCACCTTTACGGCATAGCTGATTCAGATGCTCATACGCCTTATGCGATAGGAACATACAGAGATTATGTATATGCAGCGTCATTTACATTAGCTGCAATAGAGAATGGTTTCAGGAATGGTGTGTTTTATGGCACAAATGGACCGATGATTGCTTTTATGATCAATGGGCAGCCAATGGGCTCTGAACTAACTATAAAAAAAGGACAACCTCTTGACATGCATATTGCGTATCTGCAGCATGCCGGTGCACCTGACGATGAGATTGATATGCAGAGGATCATACTGTTCAAGAATGGATATATACTTAAAATATTTGATGAACCTTCAATAAATTACAAATACCATCCCGATGACTCCGGCTTCTACAGAATTGAGGTTTTTACAAACAATGGCGGATTTGCATTCTCAAATCCTATCTGGGTTACAGTGGAGTGA
- a CDS encoding ABC transporter permease, which produces MYRFILLRLLLFIPTVLGVVTFTFLLIHLVPGDPVVLMLGDYATKQEIEQTRSSLNLDKPISTQYVLFLDDLLHGNLGTSIYYKKPVAGLVFERFKYTFVLAVFAMLLSLIISIPLGLISGYEHDKWLDKFVSGVSILGISLPNFWIGIMLIMLFAIKLNILPVAGADSVSSIILPGLTLAIGMSAITIRMIRANAIKAINQDNFAMNLAKGISVKRNLFIHTLKATLVPVITLIGMQFGLLLSGAIVTETVFSWPGMGRLLVDSVMTRDYPLLSGDVLVVAFVYVTINLITDIIYYIADPRMIQKL; this is translated from the coding sequence ATGTACAGATTTATATTGTTAAGACTTTTATTATTTATACCAACCGTTCTTGGTGTTGTTACGTTTACTTTTTTGCTTATTCATCTCGTTCCCGGGGATCCGGTCGTTCTCATGCTTGGCGATTATGCTACAAAACAGGAGATCGAACAAACAAGGAGTTCGCTTAATCTCGATAAACCCATATCAACACAGTATGTTTTATTTCTCGACGATCTTTTACATGGGAATCTTGGTACATCCATATATTATAAAAAGCCCGTTGCAGGGCTTGTTTTTGAAAGATTCAAATATACATTCGTACTTGCGGTATTCGCAATGCTCCTTTCTCTTATTATATCCATCCCCCTGGGACTCATTTCGGGATATGAACATGATAAATGGCTTGATAAATTTGTATCGGGTGTATCAATACTCGGTATATCCTTACCGAATTTCTGGATAGGAATTATGCTTATTATGCTGTTCGCCATAAAGCTCAATATCCTGCCCGTTGCGGGAGCTGATTCTGTCTCATCAATAATACTTCCCGGTCTTACGCTTGCTATCGGAATGAGTGCAATCACTATCCGTATGATAAGGGCTAATGCAATAAAGGCTATAAATCAGGATAACTTTGCAATGAACCTTGCCAAAGGGATAAGCGTTAAAAGAAACCTGTTCATCCATACCTTAAAGGCAACGCTCGTTCCTGTAATAACGCTTATCGGTATGCAGTTTGGACTTTTATTGTCTGGTGCAATCGTAACAGAAACGGTATTCTCATGGCCTGGAATGGGAAGGCTGCTTGTTGATAGTGTTATGACCAGGGATTATCCGCTGCTGAGCGGGGATGTGCTCGTAGTTGCATTCGTGTATGTAACAATCAATTTGATCACCGATATCATATATTATATTGCGGACCCAAGGATGATACAGAAGTTATGA
- a CDS encoding ABC transporter permease: MKGLKSSVFMLMCLAFIGILAPEISPHKPYKQVLPLSYEAPCLTSPMGRDELGRDILSRVIYGIRTSLAIGVIVVAISIMIGVPVGCISGYAGGITDVIISRIIDILMAFPGLLLSIAIAGVMGPSTVNIIIALTAAGWVGYARYSRAMVMSIKHGDYILASKALAKHGISIFLSDILPNIIEPLIVEASFGIAVVIISEASLSFLGLSSPSTPSLGKMLYEAISVIMVSPWMAIFPGITLTVIVVLFNDIGDKLRAIYER; the protein is encoded by the coding sequence ATGAAAGGACTAAAAAGCAGCGTCTTTATGTTAATGTGTCTGGCGTTCATCGGGATACTTGCCCCCGAGATAAGCCCGCATAAACCTTACAAACAGGTATTGCCGTTATCGTATGAAGCTCCGTGTTTGACTTCTCCAATGGGAAGGGATGAACTTGGCAGGGATATACTCAGCCGTGTAATCTACGGGATCAGGACATCACTGGCAATAGGTGTTATTGTAGTTGCTATCTCTATAATGATTGGCGTGCCTGTCGGCTGTATCTCAGGTTATGCCGGCGGTATTACGGATGTAATCATATCCCGCATTATCGACATCTTAATGGCTTTCCCCGGTCTATTACTCTCAATCGCTATCGCAGGTGTTATGGGACCAAGCACCGTTAATATCATAATAGCACTTACAGCAGCTGGCTGGGTTGGGTATGCGCGATATAGCAGGGCAATGGTTATGTCCATAAAGCACGGCGATTATATACTTGCATCAAAAGCCCTTGCCAAGCATGGAATAAGTATCTTTCTCTCTGATATACTGCCGAACATTATTGAGCCTCTGATCGTTGAAGCATCGTTCGGCATAGCCGTTGTGATTATTTCCGAAGCAAGCCTGTCATTCCTCGGTTTATCAAGTCCTTCAACACCGAGTCTTGGTAAGATGCTTTATGAAGCGATATCTGTTATAATGGTATCACCATGGATGGCAATATTCCCCGGTATTACATTGACAGTTATTGTAGTTTTGTTTAATGATATAGGAGACAAATTAAGAGCAATATATGAAAGGTAG
- a CDS encoding transposase, whose amino-acid sequence MGKTLSLFKVDIEIGDYRYSVWVTNLEDDIEQVWRKCRPRANDENTIKEFKEDFAVGGFSMKQFYATEAAMVIRALLYNLFLLFHQEVFENKEKTQRLLTLRHEYFVLPSQLGSDGRSKVLRISAVKHKLRAKLRYLFNRINQYVPADMANCNAFG is encoded by the coding sequence ATGGGCAAGACTCTCTCGTTGTTCAAGGTTGACATAGAGATTGGAGATTATCGGTACAGCGTATGGGTAACGAACCTCGAAGACGATATCGAGCAGGTATGGAGGAAATGCCGTCCCCGTGCAAACGATGAGAACACCATCAAGGAATTTAAGGAAGATTTTGCTGTGGGTGGATTTTCCATGAAACAGTTTTATGCAACCGAGGCTGCGATGGTTATCAGGGCATTGCTCTACAATCTGTTTCTATTGTTTCATCAGGAGGTATTCGAGAACAAGGAAAAGACACAAAGGCTTTTGACGTTGAGGCACGAATACTTTGTACTGCCCAGTCAGTTGGGCAGCGACGGCAGGAGCAAAGTCCTGCGGATCTCCGCTGTAAAACACAAACTCAGAGCGAAACTGAGATACCTGTTTAACCGTATAAATCAATATGTTCCGGCTGATATGGCCAACTGCAATGCATTTGGGTGA
- a CDS encoding YfhO family protein, whose amino-acid sequence MGNKHKLFLACTIFALTFVIVFSRSIFTNNLIFPLKPNPFFRIAHKLPTNLGVETYDPFYQFFPWLHFNKESLKHHELPLWNPYNGCGAPYIANMQSEFFYPLNIFVYLFDWKWGLLLLYFFKFFLVGLFAYLYLSEIGIDYRASIIASIATMYSGLMAMFQYPQSGIVFCFFFGLWSIELIIKHFDRFKGYGLLMLAFVIAVFAGHPEMLFFMVFVIGMYFLIRLFSEYGFTKKAYLIIGKTGLVISAGILISSIQLLPFIEYLHFSAILAFRNYIQSSLLHSLTISIAVLNKFFNGSIISNSDSELIIPIYIGIPLFIFGISGIMKSFDSKFVKAISVLSFITFIIPFNVPLVNNIVSAIPLLNVSEKQYLWVFSGYCLIIAGSLYLDEIFKQKIKSKTINTAIYITLILMFVLLIIHRKYYTLMNIKPMIIINVVILVILFFLIRIKNNNIKAILLGIFVFMTTGLTMTGFSGGTYKYFYPTNPIINRIKQEQGHFRSIAITKNRLEAWGADINTFYDIEDPRNYDTMGVKWYDKFALNFFSEPFIINFLNVKFIVTSPRPKVFYNSNQEYDIGGYDIGMGMSVGSFKPIMGYNGFTLYENPYVFNRAFMVYDYKIADTHDEAFELVRQYASQLSDTAVIFKEDAKYASFTPGNVAAAAPPDNNVSFDKYTPNYIKLHVDTASPGLLVISNTYFPGWHAYIDGRKSKVIRTDYAFQGVFVPKGIHEIKLDYMPLSFVIGLIFSIAGVAAIPLIYIFLFH is encoded by the coding sequence ATGGGGAATAAACACAAACTTTTTTTAGCATGCACCATCTTTGCTCTTACATTTGTAATCGTCTTCTCACGTTCTATATTTACAAATAATCTTATCTTTCCTTTAAAGCCTAATCCTTTTTTCAGAATTGCTCATAAACTACCAACAAATTTAGGCGTAGAGACTTATGATCCTTTTTATCAATTCTTTCCATGGTTGCATTTTAACAAAGAATCTTTAAAACATCATGAATTGCCTTTGTGGAACCCATATAATGGATGTGGTGCGCCGTATATAGCAAATATGCAATCAGAATTTTTTTATCCCCTTAATATATTTGTATATCTTTTTGATTGGAAATGGGGGCTATTGCTCTTATATTTCTTCAAATTCTTTTTGGTCGGGCTGTTTGCGTATCTTTATTTATCGGAGATCGGAATAGATTATAGGGCATCCATTATTGCATCAATAGCTACTATGTATTCAGGACTTATGGCTATGTTCCAATATCCACAGAGCGGAATAGTGTTTTGTTTCTTCTTTGGATTATGGTCGATAGAACTTATAATAAAACATTTCGATAGATTTAAAGGGTATGGCTTATTAATGCTTGCATTTGTTATCGCTGTATTTGCAGGCCATCCTGAGATGCTATTCTTTATGGTATTTGTCATTGGTATGTATTTCTTGATAAGGCTATTTAGTGAATACGGATTTACTAAAAAAGCATATCTTATTATAGGGAAAACAGGTTTAGTTATATCTGCCGGTATTCTTATATCATCGATTCAATTGTTGCCGTTTATTGAATATCTGCATTTTAGTGCTATACTCGCATTTAGAAATTATATTCAAAGCTCATTACTTCATTCCTTAACGATTAGTATAGCCGTATTAAATAAGTTTTTTAATGGAAGTATAATAAGTAACAGCGATTCTGAACTAATTATACCCATCTATATCGGTATACCTCTATTCATATTCGGCATTTCTGGAATAATGAAGTCTTTTGATAGTAAATTTGTTAAGGCAATAAGTGTATTATCGTTCATAACTTTTATCATACCATTCAATGTACCCTTAGTTAATAATATTGTTTCTGCAATTCCGCTACTTAATGTTTCTGAAAAACAATATCTATGGGTTTTTTCAGGATACTGTTTAATTATAGCAGGTTCTCTATATCTTGATGAAATATTTAAACAGAAAATTAAGTCTAAAACAATCAACACAGCAATATATATTACATTGATTTTAATGTTTGTCCTGCTCATAATACATCGTAAATATTATACTTTGATGAATATAAAACCAATGATAATTATTAATGTGGTGATATTGGTAATACTGTTTTTCTTAATAAGGATTAAAAACAATAATATCAAAGCAATACTTTTAGGTATATTTGTGTTTATGACAACGGGTTTAACAATGACAGGATTTTCCGGAGGAACTTATAAATACTTTTATCCAACCAATCCTATTATAAACAGGATAAAACAAGAACAGGGGCACTTCCGATCTATAGCGATAACGAAAAATCGTTTGGAAGCATGGGGTGCAGACATAAATACTTTTTATGATATAGAAGATCCCCGAAACTATGATACAATGGGTGTAAAATGGTATGATAAATTTGCTTTAAACTTTTTCAGCGAACCATTTATAATAAATTTTTTAAATGTTAAATTTATCGTAACATCGCCAAGACCAAAGGTATTTTATAACTCAAATCAAGAATACGATATTGGCGGATATGACATCGGCATGGGAATGTCCGTCGGTTCGTTCAAGCCGATAATGGGGTACAACGGCTTTACACTTTATGAGAACCCGTACGTATTCAACAGGGCATTCATGGTGTATGACTACAAGATCGCAGATACGCACGATGAGGCCTTCGAACTTGTAAGGCAGTATGCATCACAGTTAAGTGATACGGCCGTTATATTCAAAGAAGATGCAAAGTATGCCTCATTTACACCTGGCAATGTAGCAGCTGCCGCTCCACCGGACAATAATGTCTCATTCGATAAATACACACCAAATTATATAAAGCTGCATGTTGATACAGCTTCACCCGGGCTGCTTGTAATAAGCAACACGTATTTCCCCGGCTGGCATGCCTATATTGACGGTAGGAAGTCAAAGGTCATAAGAACAGATTATGCGTTTCAGGGGGTATTTGTTCCAAAAGGCATACACGAGATTAAGTTAGATTATATGCCGTTGAGTTTCGTTATCGGACTTATATTTTCAATAGCAGGGGTTGCCGCTATTCCCTTGATATACATCTTTCTGTTTCATTAA